The DNA sequence TCTAATGATAATATTGGAAAATTACCTAACTTGTATATTATTGCAGATGGTATGGGAGGACATAAAGCAGGAGAATATGCGTCAATGTGTGCTGTTGAACAATTTGTGAATTATGTTAAGACTCATAGTGAAACACATATATCTGATACTTTTATAGAAGGCATAAATTACATAAATGAATTAATTTATAATAAATCATTAGCTGATGAAAATTATTTCGGTATGGGAACAACATTTATTGTATGTTCTATTGAAAATAATATATTATATGTTGCTAATGTAGGTGATAGTAGATTATATCTCATTAATGATACTATTAAACAAATAACAGAAGACCATTCTTTAGTAGAAGAATTAATAAAATGTGGCAAGCTTACAAGATGTCAAGGTAGAAACCATCCAAATAAAAATATAATTACTAGAGCAGTTGGTGTTGATAAGACTGTCAAATGTGATATATTTACTTTGAATATTACCAGTGAAGAATTTATTTTGATGTGTTCAGATGGTTTAACTAATATGTTAGAAGATGATAAAATCCTTAATGTAGTAGGTTCCAATAGAAAACTAGATGAAAAGCTAGATGAATTGATTAAGCTAGCACTGAATAACGGAGGAACTGATAATATTGCAGCTGTTTTAATAAAAGGGGAATGAGGTGATGTTTAATGTTGCAGCCAGGAGTAGTTTTAAGTGGTAGATATGAAATAATTGAGAAAATTGGTTCAGGCGGTATGTCTATTGTCTATAAAGCAAAATGTAATAAATTAGAGAGATTTGTGGCCATAAAAGTTCTAAGAGATGAATTTTGTTCTGATGAAGAGTTTGTTAGACGATTCAAAGTTGAGGCTCAATCTGCTGCTAGTTTATCACATCACAATATTGTAAATATATATGATGTAGGAAATGACAAAAATATATATTATATTGTCATGGAATTATTAGAAGGTATTACCTTAAAAGAATACATTAAGAGTAATGCGCCTTTATCAGATGCTGAGACAATTAAGATTTCTGCGTCTATTGCTTCAGCATTAGAACATGCACATGAAAATCATATTATACATAGGGATATTAAGCCACAGAATATCATCTTAACTAAAGATGGTATAGCAAAAGTAGCTGATTTTGGTATTGCTAGAGTTACGACCGATAAAACTATCGTAGCACCTACTAATGCTAGTGGTTCGGTACATTACATTTCTCCAGAACAAGCCAGAGGAGGATTTTGTGATGAAAAAAGTGATCTATACTCTCTAGGTATTACTATGTATGAAATGGCTACAGGAACATTACCTTATCAAGCTGAAAGTCCAGTTTCAGTAGCACTACTTCATATAAATGAAGATCTACCAAGTCCAAGAGAAAAAAACCCCGATATTTCTAAATGCTTAGAGTCTATAATTATAAAAGCAACATTAAAGAAAATGGAATTTAGATATTCCAGTGCTAATGAATTGATGGATGATTTGAAAAAAGCCAATATATCACCAGATGAAGATTTTGTTGATATTAAAATAGTGGATGATTCACCTACCCTTTTCATGTCTGATAATGATATGAAGAAAATATGGGACGATAAAGATATCAAGAAAAAGAATAATCCTAGTAAGAAAACACCAAAAATAGAAAAAATTGTAGTGTTCATGGGAGTAGTATCCGCTATTATTTTAGTATCAATAATATCATTTTTTGCTATTAATGGAATAAAAAACAAATTGAAACCAAAAGAAGTATTAATACCAAAGGTAGAGGGAAAAACTGTGGAAGAGGCAAAAGAGATTTTGGAACCTGATGGTATAGATGTTAACATTATAGAAACAGCTTATAATGATACTTATGAGGTGGATGAGATAATAAAACAAGAGCCAGAAGAAAATACCTTATTGCAAGAAGGCGAAGTCGTTGAGGTAACCGTTAGTAAGGGCGTACAAACCTTTAAAGTACCGGAAGTACTTAATATTGACTTTACAACTGCACAGAGTAGGATAATATCAAATAATTTAACTCCAAAGATGGAGAAGCAATATCATGATTCTATACCTTTAGGAGTTGTCATTAGTCAATATCCTGTAGCTGATACAGATCTACCAAAGGGTGGTATAGTTACTATTGTTGTAAGTGAAGGGAAGAAAGAGAAAAAAACGATTGTACCTAATTTAAGGAAAGATACTGAACAAGAAGCTAGAAATAAATTGACAAATAGTAATTTGAAGATTGGAAGTGTCTCACGTATAAATCATGATACAATACCAGAAGGCCAAGTAATCAATCAAAATGTTGAACCTGGTGAAGAAGTTGCAGAAAATTATATTGTAGATTTTGTTGTTAGTTTGGGAAAAAAGATTAGCTTTAGCCAACATACAGAAATTATCAACGATATGCTTGATGTGAATCAAACTGAAGGGCAAGTTAAAGTTGTTCTGGTTAATCAAGAAAAAGAGAATGTGGTATTTAATAAAACAGTAAAAAGTGAGGAGTTTCCTATGTCAATAATCGTTTCAGGTGAAGGAGAAGCATCTATTAAAGTTTATTTGAATGATGTTTTTCAATATGAAAGTCCCTTTGTTTTTAAAAAAGAGGGGGCTAATTAATGATAGGTAAAATCATCAAGGGTATTGCTGGATTTTACTATATACATGTACCGGAAAAAGGTATATTTGAATGTAAAGCAAGAGGTGTCTTTAGAAATAAAAAGATTAAGCCGCTCATTGGAGATAATGTAGAGATAGACGTATTTGAAAATGAGATTATGAAAGGTAATATATTGGAGATTCTACCAAGGAAGAATAGCTTGGTAAGGCCAACAGTTGCGAATATAGACCAAGTTGTAATAGTTTTTGCAGTAGAAAATCCTAAGCCGAACTTTAATTTATTGGATAAATTTTTAATAATGGCTGAAAAAGAGAGTATTGATGTAGTTATATGTTTTAATAAAGTAGATACGATAAAAGATGAAGAATTAGAAGATATAAAACAAATATATAAAGATACAGGATATAATGTGCTTCTAACAAGTGCAGTAAAAGATATAGGCATATCGCCTCTAAGAGATATATTATATGATAAAACAACTGTGTTTGCAGGACCTTCAGGTGTAGGAAAATCTTCTATACTTAACCTGATTCAATCTGTTGAAGAGCTTGAAACTGGAGAAGTCAGTGAAAAGATAAAAAGAGGTAAACATACCACAAGACATGCAACACTATTAGCTTTTGACAAGGACAGTTATGTTGTTGATACACCTGGTTTTAGCTCATTATATATTAATGAAATTGAAAAAGATGACCTTA is a window from the Vallitalea longa genome containing:
- a CDS encoding Stp1/IreP family PP2C-type Ser/Thr phosphatase; the protein is MKAIGKTHKGKIRNINQDSFFISNDNIGKLPNLYIIADGMGGHKAGEYASMCAVEQFVNYVKTHSETHISDTFIEGINYINELIYNKSLADENYFGMGTTFIVCSIENNILYVANVGDSRLYLINDTIKQITEDHSLVEELIKCGKLTRCQGRNHPNKNIITRAVGVDKTVKCDIFTLNITSEEFILMCSDGLTNMLEDDKILNVVGSNRKLDEKLDELIKLALNNGGTDNIAAVLIKGE
- the pknB gene encoding Stk1 family PASTA domain-containing Ser/Thr kinase, with amino-acid sequence MLQPGVVLSGRYEIIEKIGSGGMSIVYKAKCNKLERFVAIKVLRDEFCSDEEFVRRFKVEAQSAASLSHHNIVNIYDVGNDKNIYYIVMELLEGITLKEYIKSNAPLSDAETIKISASIASALEHAHENHIIHRDIKPQNIILTKDGIAKVADFGIARVTTDKTIVAPTNASGSVHYISPEQARGGFCDEKSDLYSLGITMYEMATGTLPYQAESPVSVALLHINEDLPSPREKNPDISKCLESIIIKATLKKMEFRYSSANELMDDLKKANISPDEDFVDIKIVDDSPTLFMSDNDMKKIWDDKDIKKKNNPSKKTPKIEKIVVFMGVVSAIILVSIISFFAINGIKNKLKPKEVLIPKVEGKTVEEAKEILEPDGIDVNIIETAYNDTYEVDEIIKQEPEENTLLQEGEVVEVTVSKGVQTFKVPEVLNIDFTTAQSRIISNNLTPKMEKQYHDSIPLGVVISQYPVADTDLPKGGIVTIVVSEGKKEKKTIVPNLRKDTEQEARNKLTNSNLKIGSVSRINHDTIPEGQVINQNVEPGEEVAENYIVDFVVSLGKKISFSQHTEIINDMLDVNQTEGQVKVVLVNQEKENVVFNKTVKSEEFPMSIIVSGEGEASIKVYLNDVFQYESPFVFKKEGAN
- the rsgA gene encoding ribosome small subunit-dependent GTPase A, whose amino-acid sequence is MIGKIIKGIAGFYYIHVPEKGIFECKARGVFRNKKIKPLIGDNVEIDVFENEIMKGNILEILPRKNSLVRPTVANIDQVVIVFAVENPKPNFNLLDKFLIMAEKESIDVVICFNKVDTIKDEELEDIKQIYKDTGYNVLLTSAVKDIGISPLRDILYDKTTVFAGPSGVGKSSILNLIQSVEELETGEVSEKIKRGKHTTRHATLLAFDKDSYVVDTPGFSSLYINEIEKDDLKNYFIEFKRYEDKCKFYGCNHISEPNCAVKDAIENGEISKSRYESYKLLYNELKDIRRW